The proteins below are encoded in one region of Dasypus novemcinctus isolate mDasNov1 chromosome 13, mDasNov1.1.hap2, whole genome shotgun sequence:
- the CAMK1G gene encoding calcium/calmodulin-dependent protein kinase type 1G isoform X1, with the protein MGRKEEDDSSSWKKQTTNIRKTFIFMEVLGSGAFSEVFLVKQRVTGKLFALKCIKKSPAFRDSSLENEIAVLKKIKHENIVTLEDIYESTTHYYLVMQLVSGGELFDRILERGVYTEKDASLVIQQVLSAVKYLHENGIVHRDLKPENLLYLTPEENSKIMITDFGLSKMEQSGVMSTACGTPGYVAPEVLAQKPYSKAVDCWSIGVITYILLCGYPPFYEETESKLFEKIKEGYYEFESPFWDDISESAKDFICHLLEKDPSERYTCEKALRHPCRQPACTHRIDGNTALHRDIYPSVSLQIQKNFAKSKWRQAFNAAAVVHHMRKLHMNLHSPGVRPEVENRPPAPQASEARRPCSPEITITEAPALDQSVALPALVRPPCQHGPRPTAPGGRSLNCLINGSLRISSSLVPMQQGPLATGPCGCCSSCLSVGGKGKSSYCSEPTLLKKANKKQNFKSEVMVPVKSSGSSHCRTGQTGVCLIM; encoded by the exons ATGGGTCGAAAGGAAGAAGATGACTCCAGTTCCTGGAAGAAACAGACTACCAACATCCGGAAAACCTTCATCTTCATGGAAGTGCTGGGATC AGGAGCTTTTTCAGAAGTTTTCCTGGTGAAGCAAAGGGTAACGGGGAAGCTTTTCGCCCTGAAGTGCATCAAGAAGTCACCTGCTTTCCGGGACAGCAGCCTGGAGAATGAGATCGCTGTGTTGAAAAA GATCAAGCATGAAAACATTGTGACCCTGGAAGATATCTATGAGAGCACAACTCACTACTACCTGGTCATGCAGCT AGTTTCTGGTGGGGAACTCTTTGACCGGATACTGGAACGAGGTGTCTACACAGAGAAGGATGCCAGCCTGGTGATCCAGCAAGTCTTATCAGCAGTGAAATACCTCCATGAGAATGGCATTGTCCACAGGGACTTAAAG CCTGAAAACCTACTATACCTTACCCCTGAGGAGAATTCTAAGATCATGATCACAGATTTTGGTCTGTCCAAGATGGAACAGAGCGGTGTCATGTCCACTGCCTGTGGGACTCCAGGCTATGTGG CTCCGGAAGTGTTGGCACAGAAGCCTTACAGCAAGGCTGTAGATTGCTGGTCCATTGGCGTCATCACCTACATATT GCTGTGTGGGTATCCCCCTTtctatgaagaaactgagtctaagctttttgagaagatcaaggaAGGCTACTACGAGTTTGAGTCTCCGTTCTGGGATGACATTTCTGAGTCAG CCAAGGATTTCATTTGCCACTTGCTGGAGAAGGACCCGAGTGAGCGGTACACCTGTGAGAAGGCCCTGAGGCACCCCTG CCGCCAACCAGCCTGCACCCACAGGATTGACGGAAACACAGCCCTGCACCGGGACATCTACCCGTCCGTCAGCCTGCAGATCCAGAAGAACTTCGCCAAGAGCAAGTGGCGG CAAGCCTTCAACGCAGCCGCTGTGGTGCACCACATGAGGAAGCTGCACATGAACCTGCACAGCCCAGGGGTCCGCCCGGAGGTGGAGAACAGGCCGCCCGCCCCTCAAGCCTCCGAAGCCCGGAGACCCTGCTCCCCCGAGATCACCATCACCGAGGCGCCGGCCCTGGACCAGAGCGTGGCCCTCCCTGCCCTGGTCCGGCCGCCCTGCCAGCACGGTCCCCGACCCACCGCCCCCGGGGGCAGGTCCCTCAACTGCCTCATCAACGGCTCCCTCCGCATCAGCAGCAGCCTCGTGCCCATGCAGCAGGGGCCCCTCGCCACGGGGCCCTGTGGCTGCTGCTCCAGCTGCCTGAGCGTCGGAGGCAAAGGGAAGTCCTCCTACTGCTCCGAGCCCACGCTCCTCAAAAAGGCCAACAAGAAACA GAACTTCAAATCAGAGGTCATGGTGCCAGTTAAATCCAGTGGCAGTTCGCACTGCCGGACTGGGCAGACTGGGGTCTGCCTCATCATGTGA
- the CAMK1G gene encoding calcium/calmodulin-dependent protein kinase type 1G isoform X2 has product MGRKEEDDSSSWKKQTTNIRKTFIFMEVLGSGAFSEVFLVKQRVTGKLFALKCIKKSPAFRDSSLENEIAVLKKIKHENIVTLEDIYESTTHYYLVMQLVSGGELFDRILERGVYTEKDASLVIQQVLSAVKYLHENGIVHRDLKPENLLYLTPEENSKIMITDFGLSKMEQSGVMSTACGTPGYVAPEVLAQKPYSKAVDCWSIGVITYILLCGYPPFYEETESKLFEKIKEGYYEFESPFWDDISESAKDFICHLLEKDPSERYTCEKALRHPWIDGNTALHRDIYPSVSLQIQKNFAKSKWRQAFNAAAVVHHMRKLHMNLHSPGVRPEVENRPPAPQASEARRPCSPEITITEAPALDQSVALPALVRPPCQHGPRPTAPGGRSLNCLINGSLRISSSLVPMQQGPLATGPCGCCSSCLSVGGKGKSSYCSEPTLLKKANKKQNFKSEVMVPVKSSGSSHCRTGQTGVCLIM; this is encoded by the exons ATGGGTCGAAAGGAAGAAGATGACTCCAGTTCCTGGAAGAAACAGACTACCAACATCCGGAAAACCTTCATCTTCATGGAAGTGCTGGGATC AGGAGCTTTTTCAGAAGTTTTCCTGGTGAAGCAAAGGGTAACGGGGAAGCTTTTCGCCCTGAAGTGCATCAAGAAGTCACCTGCTTTCCGGGACAGCAGCCTGGAGAATGAGATCGCTGTGTTGAAAAA GATCAAGCATGAAAACATTGTGACCCTGGAAGATATCTATGAGAGCACAACTCACTACTACCTGGTCATGCAGCT AGTTTCTGGTGGGGAACTCTTTGACCGGATACTGGAACGAGGTGTCTACACAGAGAAGGATGCCAGCCTGGTGATCCAGCAAGTCTTATCAGCAGTGAAATACCTCCATGAGAATGGCATTGTCCACAGGGACTTAAAG CCTGAAAACCTACTATACCTTACCCCTGAGGAGAATTCTAAGATCATGATCACAGATTTTGGTCTGTCCAAGATGGAACAGAGCGGTGTCATGTCCACTGCCTGTGGGACTCCAGGCTATGTGG CTCCGGAAGTGTTGGCACAGAAGCCTTACAGCAAGGCTGTAGATTGCTGGTCCATTGGCGTCATCACCTACATATT GCTGTGTGGGTATCCCCCTTtctatgaagaaactgagtctaagctttttgagaagatcaaggaAGGCTACTACGAGTTTGAGTCTCCGTTCTGGGATGACATTTCTGAGTCAG CCAAGGATTTCATTTGCCACTTGCTGGAGAAGGACCCGAGTGAGCGGTACACCTGTGAGAAGGCCCTGAGGCACCCCTG GATTGACGGAAACACAGCCCTGCACCGGGACATCTACCCGTCCGTCAGCCTGCAGATCCAGAAGAACTTCGCCAAGAGCAAGTGGCGG CAAGCCTTCAACGCAGCCGCTGTGGTGCACCACATGAGGAAGCTGCACATGAACCTGCACAGCCCAGGGGTCCGCCCGGAGGTGGAGAACAGGCCGCCCGCCCCTCAAGCCTCCGAAGCCCGGAGACCCTGCTCCCCCGAGATCACCATCACCGAGGCGCCGGCCCTGGACCAGAGCGTGGCCCTCCCTGCCCTGGTCCGGCCGCCCTGCCAGCACGGTCCCCGACCCACCGCCCCCGGGGGCAGGTCCCTCAACTGCCTCATCAACGGCTCCCTCCGCATCAGCAGCAGCCTCGTGCCCATGCAGCAGGGGCCCCTCGCCACGGGGCCCTGTGGCTGCTGCTCCAGCTGCCTGAGCGTCGGAGGCAAAGGGAAGTCCTCCTACTGCTCCGAGCCCACGCTCCTCAAAAAGGCCAACAAGAAACA GAACTTCAAATCAGAGGTCATGGTGCCAGTTAAATCCAGTGGCAGTTCGCACTGCCGGACTGGGCAGACTGGGGTCTGCCTCATCATGTGA